One genomic region from Fictibacillus marinisediminis encodes:
- a CDS encoding winged helix-turn-helix transcriptional regulator: protein MKKYNIPVEAALEVIGGKWKVVILCHLTKGTKRTSELKRSMPGITQKMLTQQLRELEADGVIERKIYQQIPPKVEYFLTDYGWSLQEILDSLCAWGEKHIERNYDDKSLVLVEG from the coding sequence ATGAAGAAATATAACATTCCGGTTGAAGCAGCATTGGAAGTGATCGGCGGCAAGTGGAAGGTCGTTATTCTTTGCCACCTTACAAAAGGAACAAAAAGAACGAGTGAACTGAAGCGTTCCATGCCTGGAATCACACAAAAGATGCTGACTCAGCAGCTTCGCGAGCTGGAAGCAGACGGTGTGATCGAACGCAAGATCTACCAGCAGATCCCACCGAAAGTGGAGTACTTTCTTACCGATTACGGCTGGTCCCTTCAGGAGATCCTTGATTCTCTGTGTGCATGGGGCGAGAAGCACATCGAACGCAACTACGACGACAAATCCCTTGTTTTAGTTGAAGGCTAG
- a CDS encoding MFS transporter, which yields MVSNTVSHKTQPSEKKGTFALLALAISAFGIGTTEFVPVGLLSSLADDLNVSITLAGLLISGYALGVAFGAPILTAVTSRLNRKTLLLLLMLVFIVGNTAASLSHSFALLLAARVITAFSHGVFFSIGSTIAADLVPENKRASAIAIMFTGLTVATVTGVPLGTFIGQTFGWRATFAAVALLGVIAFIASLFLIPNNLKSASKASFSDQFKLITNGRLLLAFSITALGYGGTFVAFTFLAPILEKITGYHPKSVSIILLVYGVAIAIGNTIGGKAANKNPIRALLWMFVIQAIVMFVLFFTAPLKVAGTVTIVIMGLFAFMNVPGLQVYVVQLAEKYVPSAVDVASAINIAAFNVGIAIGAYVGGLVVDSIGLIHTPWVGGLMVVGAVLLSAWSGALERRTVKK from the coding sequence ATGGTTTCAAATACTGTTTCACATAAAACCCAGCCATCAGAGAAAAAAGGAACGTTTGCGCTGCTCGCGCTTGCGATTAGTGCATTTGGAATTGGTACAACAGAATTTGTTCCAGTTGGCCTGCTCTCTTCTTTGGCTGATGACTTAAATGTTTCAATTACACTTGCTGGATTGCTCATTTCCGGATATGCACTCGGTGTTGCATTTGGTGCTCCCATTCTGACTGCAGTTACTAGCCGTTTAAACCGGAAAACACTTTTGCTTCTTCTTATGCTCGTATTTATTGTCGGAAACACGGCCGCCTCGTTAAGCCACAGCTTTGCTTTATTGTTAGCAGCCCGTGTCATTACTGCTTTTTCACATGGCGTATTCTTTTCAATCGGATCCACCATTGCAGCTGATCTTGTCCCGGAAAATAAACGGGCAAGTGCCATTGCTATCATGTTTACAGGTCTTACCGTAGCGACCGTAACCGGCGTGCCGCTCGGAACCTTTATCGGCCAGACGTTCGGCTGGAGAGCAACTTTTGCTGCCGTTGCCTTGCTTGGTGTCATCGCCTTTATCGCTAGTCTATTTTTGATTCCTAACAATTTAAAAAGTGCTTCAAAAGCTTCTTTTAGTGATCAATTCAAGCTGATCACCAACGGAAGACTGCTTCTTGCCTTTTCTATTACAGCGCTTGGCTACGGCGGAACATTTGTAGCCTTTACATTCTTGGCCCCTATTTTAGAAAAAATTACAGGCTATCATCCTAAATCAGTAAGTATCATTCTGCTTGTATACGGGGTGGCAATCGCTATCGGAAATACGATTGGAGGAAAAGCAGCAAACAAGAATCCAATCCGTGCTTTGCTTTGGATGTTTGTTATCCAGGCCATCGTAATGTTTGTTCTTTTTTTTACCGCTCCTCTAAAAGTGGCCGGTACAGTAACGATCGTCATCATGGGACTATTTGCGTTTATGAATGTGCCTGGCTTGCAGGTATATGTTGTGCAATTGGCTGAAAAATATGTTCCATCTGCTGTCGATGTGGCTTCTGCCATCAACATTGCAGCGTTTAATGTCGGGATCGCAATCGGTGCCTACGTCGGCGGACTTGTCGTCGATTCCATCGGCTTGATTCATACGCCATGGGTTGGCGGACTGATGGTCGTCGGTGCTGTCCTGCTCTCTGCATGGAGCGGAGCGTTGGAACGAAGAACAGTGAAGAAATAA
- a CDS encoding sigma-70 family RNA polymerase sigma factor, producing MKTSFENLSLQFDPLIKSQILSLGVTGRYDEYYQVGLIGLWEAFKRFDQNKGDFGPFAYRTVRGKMLEQLKKEAKYKAVHIGFSLELTGTIPFEGGVLPIENEILEMYLSDLTLNQRKWVVKKIFLQMKEAEIAEEEGVSIHAVKSWRKQALLKLRSRAERHEIYPRK from the coding sequence TTGAAGACCAGTTTCGAAAATCTCTCTCTTCAGTTCGATCCCTTGATTAAATCGCAAATCCTGTCCCTTGGTGTTACCGGGCGTTACGATGAGTATTACCAAGTAGGACTTATTGGTCTTTGGGAAGCATTCAAACGGTTTGACCAAAATAAAGGAGACTTTGGTCCGTTTGCCTATCGAACGGTTAGAGGAAAAATGCTCGAGCAATTAAAAAAGGAAGCCAAATATAAAGCCGTGCATATCGGTTTCAGCTTGGAGCTTACAGGAACCATACCGTTTGAAGGAGGCGTTCTTCCCATTGAAAATGAAATATTGGAGATGTATCTGTCAGATCTGACCCTGAACCAGCGGAAATGGGTGGTTAAAAAGATTTTTCTCCAGATGAAAGAAGCGGAAATTGCAGAGGAAGAGGGAGTGAGCATACACGCCGTAAAATCATGGAGAAAGCAAGCTCTATTGAAGCTTAGAAGCCGGGCAGAACGGCATGAGATTTACCCGCGGAAATGA
- a CDS encoding DUF1659 domain-containing protein — MATTAIQDTQLRMVFDAGMDGDKQLFKNKNFTNVKTSASADQLYAVANALSPLQQLPLISVERNDSHSIYA; from the coding sequence ATGGCAACCACAGCAATCCAGGATACACAGCTTCGCATGGTGTTTGATGCAGGAATGGATGGCGATAAGCAGCTGTTCAAAAACAAAAATTTTACCAACGTAAAAACCTCTGCTTCGGCTGATCAGCTTTATGCGGTAGCAAACGCTCTTTCCCCTCTTCAGCAGCTGCCATTAATTTCTGTTGAACGCAATGACTCACACAGCATTTATGCGTAA
- a CDS encoding DUF2922 domain-containing protein: MAKTLELQFLNEQDKTVTISLDAPKEPVDPAAVKAAMDTIIAQNIFVSNGGDYVKKKGARITDRTLSDIVLP; encoded by the coding sequence ATGGCTAAAACGTTGGAATTGCAGTTCCTAAACGAACAGGACAAGACAGTAACGATTTCCCTTGATGCTCCGAAAGAACCAGTGGATCCGGCCGCTGTCAAAGCCGCCATGGATACCATCATCGCCCAGAACATCTTCGTTTCGAACGGCGGAGATTATGTGAAAAAGAAGGGCGCCCGCATCACGGACCGTACTTTAAGCGATATCGTTCTTCCATAA
- a CDS encoding YvrJ family protein has protein sequence MESWLSFVSDVGFPVVVTLYLLHRIEGKLDTLNHSILSLAERMQR, from the coding sequence ATGGAATCGTGGCTCTCTTTCGTAAGCGATGTTGGCTTTCCAGTGGTGGTGACGCTGTATCTTCTGCACCGGATCGAAGGCAAATTGGATACACTGAACCACTCCATCCTGTCCCTGGCCGAACGAATGCAAAGATAG
- a CDS encoding ROK family protein, whose amino-acid sequence MRLGAIEAGGTKFICGIGDENGVVFERISIPTTTPEETIGQVVGFFRDKEISAMGIGSFGPVDLDKNSETYGYITSTPKPHWAQYDLVGEIQKHIHVPVAFDTDVNAAAFGELEWGAAKGLDSCIYMTVGTGIGVGAITESRLLHGLTHPEMGHILVRRHPEDHFEGSCPYHKDCLEGMAAGPALEKRWGQKGIELAGNEKVWEYQAHYLSQALVNYILILSPKKMVLGGGVMKQEQLFPLIRKKVLDTLNGYVQHPQLTEENIQDFIVPPGLGDNAGLCGAIALAKTLQQ is encoded by the coding sequence ATGAGACTCGGAGCGATAGAGGCGGGAGGCACGAAGTTTATTTGCGGTATCGGTGATGAAAACGGAGTGGTTTTTGAGAGGATCAGCATACCGACAACCACTCCTGAAGAAACGATCGGCCAGGTGGTTGGTTTTTTCCGCGATAAAGAGATCAGTGCGATGGGCATCGGATCGTTCGGACCTGTTGACCTGGACAAGAACAGCGAAACATATGGCTACATCACAAGTACTCCAAAACCGCATTGGGCACAGTACGACCTGGTCGGAGAAATTCAGAAGCACATCCACGTTCCGGTGGCGTTTGATACGGATGTGAACGCAGCCGCGTTCGGTGAACTGGAATGGGGAGCAGCGAAAGGCTTGGACTCCTGCATTTACATGACCGTCGGAACGGGCATTGGAGTCGGAGCCATCACGGAGAGCAGGCTGCTTCACGGTTTGACTCACCCCGAGATGGGACACATCTTAGTGAGACGCCATCCCGAAGATCATTTTGAAGGTAGCTGTCCGTACCACAAAGACTGTTTGGAAGGAATGGCGGCAGGGCCGGCTCTTGAAAAGAGATGGGGCCAAAAGGGCATCGAGCTTGCAGGCAACGAAAAAGTCTGGGAATATCAGGCCCACTATCTCTCCCAGGCTCTTGTAAATTACATTCTTATTCTTTCTCCGAAAAAGATGGTTCTTGGCGGAGGCGTGATGAAGCAGGAACAGCTTTTTCCTCTCATCCGCAAAAAAGTGCTGGATACGCTCAACGGCTATGTACAGCATCCGCAGCTTACCGAGGAAAACATTCAAGACTTTATTGTACCGCCGGGGCTGGGCGACAATGCCGGACTGTGCGGTGCAATTGCCCTTGCCAAAACTCTTCAGCAATAA
- the manA gene encoding mannose-6-phosphate isomerase, class I: protein MYAEPIFLQPVFKDRIWGGTKLRETFGYQIPSETTGECWGISAHTNGPSTILNGPLKGLTLDEAWQKHRGLFAGQEGDDFPLLVKILDAKTDLSVQVHPDDEYAQRVEHEAFGKTECWYIIDCEEESELVYGHHAKSKDEFQAMVDNGQWDKLLRKIKIQPGDFVYVPNGTIHAIGAGTMILETQQSSDVTYRVYDYDRKDDQGNTRDLHIKQSIEVAMIPHEDAHFQPVENKQGDLTVKKLIKESYFTVYHWALNGTAQALENPMYLLVSVLDGEGEIETQNGTSSFKKGDHFIVPSTVKKFSLKGNASFITSHSS, encoded by the coding sequence ATGTACGCGGAACCGATTTTTTTGCAGCCGGTATTTAAAGACCGAATATGGGGAGGAACAAAGCTAAGAGAGACTTTCGGCTATCAGATTCCGTCAGAGACGACGGGTGAATGCTGGGGGATTTCTGCTCATACGAACGGTCCGAGCACCATATTGAATGGTCCGCTTAAAGGTTTGACACTGGACGAGGCGTGGCAAAAGCACAGGGGGCTTTTTGCCGGTCAGGAAGGTGACGACTTTCCGCTGCTCGTTAAAATTTTGGATGCAAAAACAGACCTTTCTGTTCAGGTGCATCCAGATGATGAATATGCACAGCGAGTAGAGCATGAGGCGTTTGGAAAAACCGAATGCTGGTATATCATAGATTGCGAGGAAGAATCCGAGCTCGTTTACGGCCATCATGCAAAATCCAAGGATGAGTTTCAGGCGATGGTAGACAACGGGCAGTGGGACAAGCTTCTCCGTAAAATAAAAATACAGCCGGGTGACTTCGTGTATGTTCCGAACGGCACCATTCATGCCATCGGGGCAGGGACGATGATCCTTGAAACCCAGCAGAGCTCTGACGTAACATACAGAGTTTACGATTATGACCGTAAAGACGATCAAGGCAACACAAGAGATCTTCATATTAAGCAATCAATTGAAGTGGCGATGATTCCCCATGAGGACGCCCACTTCCAGCCCGTTGAAAACAAACAGGGAGATCTGACAGTGAAAAAACTGATCAAAGAATCCTATTTTACCGTTTACCACTGGGCATTGAACGGCACAGCGCAGGCCCTGGAGAACCCTATGTATCTTCTAGTCAGCGTACTTGACGGAGAAGGGGAGATCGAAACGCAAAATGGGACATCTTCGTTCAAGAAGGGTGACCATTTCATCGTTCCTTCTACCGTAAAGAAATTCTCTCTTAAAGGAAACGCATCTTTCATAACATCACACAGCAGCTAA
- a CDS encoding nucleotidyltransferase family protein, producing the protein MSLRNQKDVERFLENDPWLMEILKAVKTLQLPDWWVCAGAIRSAIWDALHGFEKKTPIQDVDVIYFDPKQPKESEEKILEDRLRMLMPEVPWSVKNQARMHVINNLQPYVSSEDAISKFPETPTALGAKLDEQDRLFLTAPCGMEDVLAMEVRPTQLFKETRDLYAIYEQRLRKKDWTAVWPRVTLYQN; encoded by the coding sequence ATGAGCCTTAGAAATCAGAAAGATGTCGAGCGTTTTCTTGAAAATGATCCATGGTTGATGGAGATATTAAAAGCGGTCAAGACGCTGCAGCTGCCCGATTGGTGGGTATGTGCGGGAGCGATCCGTTCAGCGATTTGGGATGCACTTCATGGATTTGAAAAAAAGACACCCATTCAAGATGTGGATGTCATTTATTTTGACCCGAAACAACCGAAAGAAAGTGAAGAAAAAATACTCGAGGATAGGCTAAGAATGCTTATGCCGGAAGTTCCCTGGTCCGTGAAAAACCAGGCGAGGATGCATGTGATCAATAATCTGCAGCCGTACGTTTCTTCAGAGGACGCTATTTCTAAATTCCCTGAAACGCCAACGGCTCTGGGAGCGAAACTGGACGAACAGGATCGGCTCTTTTTAACAGCTCCCTGCGGAATGGAAGATGTGCTCGCCATGGAAGTGAGGCCCACCCAACTTTTTAAAGAAACAAGGGACCTTTACGCCATTTATGAACAACGCTTGCGAAAGAAAGATTGGACTGCTGTTTGGCCGCGGGTGACCCTCTATCAAAACTAA
- a CDS encoding S8 family peptidase, whose protein sequence is MKNKLKKTLASVLLAVLLLLLFSISAEAYDQEMLDRKLSSFSKENRTSAFLSAADNETTGIHDRQIIVKLKNRQFAAALAKSYRIKNKSAILQKENIYTIELPHTANYQAVLERIRNSSLVETAEPNFTLTAFSKPNDKLYARQWSLPRMGMPRAWDNLQTAKKHSKVTVAVLDSGVNYRHPDLKGQTLTGYDTLEKDADPMDRHGHGTKVSGVIAAKSNNLTGVAGINPCAKILPIRIGSTTGATLFDFLDGLKYAISQKPDIINISMGSTNYSQFVYEMILTAYSKGILVIAASGNEHMKVSYPAAYPEVLAVGSTNEKDRVSDFSNYGPRLDLTAPGENIWTTNRTGSFESVNGTSFSALQLVEWLHFY, encoded by the coding sequence ATGAAAAATAAGTTAAAGAAGACGCTGGCATCGGTCCTGCTGGCAGTATTGCTATTGCTGCTTTTTTCAATTTCTGCTGAAGCCTATGACCAGGAAATGCTGGACCGCAAACTCAGTTCATTTTCAAAGGAAAACAGGACTTCCGCCTTTCTGTCAGCTGCAGACAATGAAACAACCGGCATTCACGACCGCCAGATTATCGTTAAATTAAAAAATAGACAGTTTGCTGCTGCGCTTGCGAAAAGCTACAGAATCAAGAACAAATCTGCCATCTTGCAGAAGGAAAATATATATACGATCGAGCTGCCGCATACAGCTAACTATCAGGCAGTATTGGAAAGGATACGCAATTCTTCATTGGTAGAAACCGCTGAACCGAATTTTACTCTCACAGCATTTTCTAAGCCGAATGACAAGCTCTATGCCAGACAATGGTCACTGCCAAGAATGGGGATGCCGCGGGCCTGGGACAACCTTCAGACAGCAAAAAAACATTCAAAAGTGACCGTCGCTGTATTGGATTCAGGCGTAAACTACCGGCATCCTGATCTGAAAGGACAGACATTAACAGGCTACGATACACTTGAAAAAGATGCTGATCCGATGGATAGGCACGGCCATGGCACCAAGGTGTCCGGTGTCATTGCTGCCAAAAGCAACAATCTTACCGGAGTGGCAGGCATCAACCCTTGCGCAAAGATACTGCCAATTAGAATCGGCAGCACAACAGGAGCAACACTGTTTGACTTTTTAGATGGGCTGAAGTACGCCATCAGCCAAAAACCGGATATCATCAACATCAGCATGGGGAGCACAAATTACAGCCAGTTTGTATATGAAATGATTTTAACCGCATACTCCAAAGGAATCCTAGTGATTGCGGCGTCAGGAAACGAGCATATGAAGGTCAGTTATCCCGCTGCCTACCCAGAAGTACTAGCGGTTGGATCTACCAATGAAAAAGATCGTGTCTCCGATTTTTCGAACTATGGACCGCGGCTTGATCTTACCGCGCCGGGAGAGAATATCTGGACCACCAATCGAACCGGATCATTTGAATCGGTCAACGGGACGTCATTCTCTGCCCTGCAGTTAGTGGAGTGGCTTCACTTCTATTAA
- a CDS encoding M23 family metallopeptidase produces MPKVKLMLFFIIPLCTAAVLLETPFKKVDASPVFRIPFPAGQVWIGQTRMNHNPQNAIDLNRLYDEGDTVITSAAGKVVKVKNLGKRSYGRYIVIDHGGGWQTLYGHLSAINVSVGKKVTQGQKIGAVGSTGGSTGAHLHYEQRYNGKAERIRWNGHSIFYWGSKTYKS; encoded by the coding sequence ATGCCTAAAGTAAAACTAATGCTTTTCTTTATCATTCCGCTGTGTACAGCGGCTGTTTTGCTCGAAACTCCATTTAAGAAGGTAGATGCTTCACCGGTTTTCCGGATACCGTTTCCAGCAGGACAAGTTTGGATCGGGCAAACGAGAATGAACCATAACCCTCAAAATGCCATTGATCTAAACCGTTTGTATGATGAGGGAGATACGGTGATCACTTCAGCTGCTGGAAAAGTAGTTAAAGTTAAAAATCTAGGAAAGCGCAGTTATGGAAGATACATTGTTATTGATCATGGCGGAGGATGGCAGACTTTATACGGGCATTTGAGTGCCATAAATGTTTCTGTCGGAAAGAAGGTTACGCAGGGCCAAAAGATTGGAGCGGTTGGAAGTACGGGAGGTTCTACAGGAGCGCATCTTCATTACGAACAACGATACAACGGGAAGGCCGAGAGAATCAGATGGAACGGGCACAGCATCTTTTATTGGGGAAGCAAAACATATAAGAGCTAA
- the panF gene encoding sodium/pantothenate symporter, producing the protein MNWEVVIPLLAFLIGMFVVGIYTSRQVQSGSGFLQDYFLGGRHLGGFVLALTMVATYGSASSFIGGPGIAYKLGLGWVLLAMAQLVTGYFTLAVLGKKFAIVARKIDAVTLIDFLKARYENKWVVIFSAASISIFLFSATAAQWVGGGRLIESFTGVSYPVALLIFSFSVLVYVIAGGFRAVVITDTLMGIVMFIGTLVILAGTIIAGGGVPHIISTLAAENPNLISPYGADKSLTPMYVSSFWLLVGVGVVGLPQISVRAMSYRNSKAMHQAMIIGTFVVGFIMLGMHLTGVFARVVIPGVDIGDKVMPMLALKVLPGWLAGIVLAAPLAAVMSTVNAILLIVSSSIVKDIFINYIKPEASQQSIKRLSFSVTAIIGILVFIMALNPPDLLIWLNLFSFGGLEAAFIWPVVLGLYWRRGNAAGAVGSIVTGVLSYILLDTFAPNMWGMHTVVLPVVLSLAAYILLSLVSKNSPQSSLVKQGII; encoded by the coding sequence ATGAACTGGGAAGTGGTCATTCCTTTACTTGCCTTTTTGATCGGAATGTTTGTTGTCGGAATTTATACCTCCCGCCAGGTACAGAGTGGTTCGGGGTTTTTACAAGACTATTTCCTGGGAGGAAGGCACCTCGGCGGCTTCGTTCTAGCACTTACGATGGTAGCGACATATGGAAGTGCGAGCAGCTTTATTGGCGGGCCCGGCATCGCGTATAAGCTCGGCCTTGGATGGGTGCTGCTGGCGATGGCGCAGCTTGTGACCGGATATTTTACCCTTGCTGTTCTGGGGAAAAAGTTTGCGATTGTCGCCAGAAAGATTGACGCAGTCACGCTTATTGATTTTCTAAAAGCACGCTATGAAAACAAGTGGGTCGTTATTTTTTCTGCGGCAAGCATCAGCATCTTCTTGTTCTCTGCAACGGCTGCGCAGTGGGTAGGCGGCGGCCGGCTCATCGAGTCATTCACTGGTGTTTCCTACCCTGTGGCACTGCTGATTTTTTCGTTTTCTGTTCTTGTTTATGTCATAGCTGGCGGCTTTCGTGCAGTCGTAATCACGGATACCTTAATGGGAATCGTCATGTTTATCGGCACGCTCGTTATACTCGCGGGAACCATTATAGCTGGCGGAGGTGTTCCTCATATCATCTCAACGCTTGCTGCTGAAAATCCGAACCTGATCTCACCTTATGGAGCAGACAAGTCTTTGACGCCGATGTATGTTTCCTCATTTTGGCTGCTTGTAGGGGTTGGAGTGGTCGGCCTACCGCAGATCTCTGTCCGGGCCATGTCCTATAGGAATTCAAAAGCGATGCATCAGGCCATGATCATCGGGACGTTTGTTGTCGGATTTATCATGCTTGGGATGCATTTGACCGGAGTGTTTGCGCGAGTGGTTATTCCCGGAGTGGATATCGGTGATAAGGTGATGCCGATGCTCGCACTGAAAGTATTGCCAGGGTGGCTTGCGGGTATCGTGCTCGCAGCACCGCTTGCTGCTGTCATGTCGACGGTGAACGCCATCCTGCTGATCGTAAGCTCATCGATTGTTAAGGATATCTTTATTAATTACATCAAACCGGAAGCCAGCCAGCAATCGATTAAACGGCTTAGTTTTTCAGTGACTGCCATCATCGGAATCCTGGTATTCATCATGGCTCTGAATCCTCCAGATTTGCTGATTTGGCTGAACCTGTTTTCTTTCGGCGGATTGGAAGCAGCTTTCATATGGCCGGTCGTCCTCGGTCTTTATTGGAGGAGAGGAAATGCAGCAGGTGCAGTGGGGTCCATCGTTACAGGTGTACTTTCCTACATCCTTCTGGATACCTTTGCCCCTAATATGTGGGGAATGCATACTGTAGTTCTGCCGGTCGTTCTTTCGCTTGCGGCGTACATTCTTTTGAGTTTAGTTTCAAAAAACAGCCCTCAATCATCCTTGGTAAAACAAGGAATCATCTAA